From a region of the Pseudomonadaceae bacterium SI-3 genome:
- a CDS encoding DUF4350 domain-containing protein: protein MTRPRRLLLLIAGALLLGLMLFFAISRATPYEETIEHGPAPEVRSNPYLAAERFLTDQGRAVDHAQGLGGLTETKDSRQVLLLLGERSTMTPAQAERLLHWVDKGGHLVFVAERIWDENAGNSGDLLLDALNLQQHEVSEKPDDSHVADAAANAEKRPVLTRLYLENENAPAYLAFDTNYHLYDAGGSAHAWANSAGATHMLQLRHGSGLITALTDSWIWQNDAIAQYDHAWLLWYLTQDRDVTLIYRTDHDGLLQRLLRYFPEALSAALLLLLLGCWHAAQRQGPLLEPADRGRRQRREHLRGSADFLYRRAGQRHLIATLQNDIIRQAQHRHPNLVALDHADLCKVLAQLSRTPIEAVTHAMRSSLDKKMSNADFTRQVARLQSLRNAL, encoded by the coding sequence ATGACTAGGCCGCGTCGTCTTTTGCTGCTAATAGCGGGCGCGCTGCTGCTTGGCCTGATGCTGTTTTTTGCAATCAGCAGGGCAACCCCCTACGAAGAAACGATCGAGCATGGACCGGCACCGGAAGTGCGCAGCAATCCGTATCTCGCTGCAGAGCGCTTCCTGACCGACCAAGGGCGTGCGGTCGATCATGCGCAAGGCCTCGGCGGGCTTACCGAAACCAAGGACAGTCGGCAGGTGCTTTTATTGCTCGGAGAGCGCAGCACCATGACGCCCGCCCAGGCCGAACGCCTGTTGCACTGGGTTGATAAGGGTGGCCACCTGGTGTTTGTCGCAGAGCGGATCTGGGACGAAAACGCCGGGAACAGCGGCGACTTGCTACTCGATGCGCTGAACCTGCAGCAGCACGAAGTCAGCGAGAAACCCGACGACAGCCACGTCGCCGATGCTGCTGCCAACGCAGAGAAGCGCCCCGTGCTGACCCGCCTCTATCTGGAGAACGAGAACGCCCCCGCCTATCTCGCTTTCGACACCAACTATCACCTTTACGACGCCGGCGGCAGTGCGCATGCATGGGCCAACAGCGCCGGCGCGACGCACATGTTGCAACTGCGGCACGGGAGCGGCCTGATCACCGCACTCACCGACAGCTGGATCTGGCAGAACGATGCGATTGCCCAGTACGACCATGCCTGGCTGCTGTGGTACCTCACCCAGGACCGCGACGTGACGCTGATCTATCGCACCGACCATGACGGTCTGCTGCAACGGTTGCTGCGTTATTTCCCCGAGGCCTTGTCCGCCGCACTTTTGTTACTGCTGCTGGGCTGCTGGCACGCAGCGCAGCGCCAAGGCCCGCTACTGGAACCTGCCGACCGAGGTCGCCGACAGCGTCGAGAGCATTTGCGAGGCAGTGCAGATTTTCTCTACCGGCGCGCCGGACAGCGGCACCTGATCGCCACCCTGCAAAACGACATCATCCGTCAGGCTCAGCACCGTCATCCCAACCTGGTGGCGCTCGACCATGCGGACCTGTGCAAGGTCCTCGCGCAGCTAAGCCGAACTCCCATTGAAGCCGTTACCCATGCCATGCGGTCGTCGCTGGATAAAAAGATGAGTAATGCCGATTTCACCCGTCAGGTTGCCCGCCTGCAAAGCCTCAGGAATGCGTTATGA
- a CDS encoding DUF4129 domain-containing protein produces MQLNDASMAIRPRTAWEALDLGVLLARRHAALLMLSWALVTLPIFTLFSLLFWQYPTLALLLFWWLKPLYERLPLFILSKALFGDTPTLRQSIRALPQLLRSQWLASVTWRRFSVTRSFDLPVLQLEQLSGSARQQRLAVLGQRDSRAASWLTLVGMHLEMGLWLGALALMYMLIPQQMLADWNWQDLLGMSGDWLWFEHLSNLMYALVLAVWEPIYVASGFSLYLNRRTTLEAWDVELTFRRLQARVKTVLSVLLVGMGLWLLPVPNAALAAPDADETVQTKEASGPQSDRLLKQPLTSREASERISELLDQPPFRNRETVTRWRFTEEADGEPGWFARLLERLLRSELVAQRPDRLASVIEVFLWAALFGLTGWLLWRYRDWIKLYVNPRQTLRFRQRQPAPSALFGLDVQPESLPPDVIAEVQRLWHDHPREALGLLYRAFLSRLLHERQLPLKSSHTEGEILELLRHEAQPQLLDYAEALTRHWLGLAYGNQLPPDATRDELCQRWLTVFGSEASHD; encoded by the coding sequence ATGCAGCTGAATGATGCCAGCATGGCGATTCGTCCTCGCACCGCCTGGGAGGCGCTGGATCTCGGCGTTCTCCTGGCACGCCGTCATGCCGCACTGCTGATGCTCAGCTGGGCGCTGGTGACACTGCCGATATTCACCCTGTTCAGCCTGTTGTTCTGGCAATACCCGACGCTTGCTTTGTTGCTGTTCTGGTGGCTCAAGCCGCTCTATGAACGACTACCACTGTTCATCCTGTCGAAGGCGCTGTTCGGCGACACACCGACCCTGCGCCAGAGCATCAGAGCGCTGCCGCAACTGCTGCGCTCCCAGTGGCTTGCCAGCGTGACCTGGCGCCGTTTCAGCGTGACTCGAAGTTTCGACCTTCCAGTGCTCCAGCTCGAGCAACTCAGTGGCTCGGCCCGCCAGCAGCGCCTCGCTGTGCTGGGGCAACGAGACAGCCGGGCCGCATCCTGGTTGACCCTGGTCGGCATGCACTTGGAGATGGGGTTGTGGCTAGGTGCCCTCGCTCTGATGTACATGCTCATCCCACAGCAAATGCTGGCCGACTGGAACTGGCAGGACCTGCTCGGCATGAGCGGCGACTGGCTATGGTTCGAACACTTGTCCAACTTGATGTATGCGCTTGTGCTGGCGGTCTGGGAGCCGATCTATGTCGCCAGCGGTTTCAGCCTGTATCTGAACCGCCGAACCACGCTTGAGGCCTGGGATGTCGAACTGACGTTTCGTCGTCTGCAGGCTCGCGTGAAGACGGTGCTGTCGGTACTGCTAGTGGGGATGGGGCTGTGGTTGCTGCCGGTGCCCAACGCGGCACTGGCTGCGCCTGATGCAGACGAAACAGTTCAGACGAAAGAGGCCTCCGGCCCACAAAGTGATCGCCTGCTCAAGCAGCCCTTGACCAGCAGGGAAGCCAGTGAGCGGATCAGTGAGTTGCTCGACCAGCCTCCTTTCCGAAACCGCGAGACCGTTACCCGCTGGCGCTTCACTGAAGAGGCGGATGGCGAGCCGGGCTGGTTCGCGCGCCTGCTTGAACGGCTGCTACGTAGCGAGCTGGTGGCACAGCGCCCCGACCGCCTGGCAAGCGTGATCGAAGTATTCCTCTGGGCCGCATTGTTCGGCCTGACCGGGTGGCTATTATGGCGCTATCGGGACTGGATCAAGCTGTACGTGAACCCGCGTCAGACGTTGCGATTCAGGCAACGGCAACCTGCGCCCTCCGCACTGTTCGGATTGGACGTGCAACCCGAAAGTCTTCCGCCGGACGTGATCGCCGAGGTGCAGCGGCTTTGGCACGATCATCCACGCGAAGCGCTCGGCCTGCTCTACCGGGCTTTTCTCAGCCGCCTACTGCACGAGCGGCAACTGCCATTGAAAAGCTCGCATACCGAGGGTGAAATACTCGAACTGCTGCGACACGAGGCCCAGCCACAGCTGCTCGACTACGCCGAGGCCTTGACCCGCCACTGGCTTGGCCTGGCCTACGGGAACCAGCTGCCTCCCGATGCGACTCGAGACGAGCTTTGCCAGCGCTGGCTCACTGTGTTTGGCAGTGAGGCCTCGCATGACTAG